In Rhodococcus rhodochrous, a single genomic region encodes these proteins:
- a CDS encoding peptidylprolyl isomerase: MIHTTERRFASRLRTVVPLCLVAVAALLGGCAQDAGSATTKVTEVAQPRSAPPRDLSIYRGLPEVPAQPAPTVTCEYVDKGGARPPSTASTVGIVDLTLETSIGAIPLVLDRTQAPCTVNSFVDLARRGFYDGTSCHRLATDPGGELYQCGDPTGTGSGGPGYTFADEYPVPQFAAEAATSYLPPAVLYPRGTIAMANAGVEDSNGSQFFLLLGDSLLRPDFTAFGRIADAGMPVLDAAAADGHDGSSPLGGGVPTTPVVIGAVR; encoded by the coding sequence GTGATCCACACCACCGAGCGGCGGTTCGCGTCCCGGCTCCGCACCGTTGTTCCGCTCTGTCTCGTCGCCGTCGCAGCGCTGCTCGGCGGCTGTGCGCAGGACGCCGGTTCCGCCACCACGAAGGTCACCGAGGTCGCACAACCGCGGTCGGCTCCCCCACGCGATCTGTCCATCTACCGCGGACTCCCCGAGGTCCCGGCCCAACCGGCACCGACCGTGACGTGCGAGTACGTCGACAAGGGTGGTGCTCGTCCCCCGTCCACCGCATCGACCGTGGGCATCGTCGATCTGACCCTCGAGACGTCGATCGGCGCGATCCCGCTCGTGCTCGACCGGACCCAGGCGCCGTGCACGGTCAACAGCTTCGTCGATCTCGCGCGTCGCGGGTTCTACGACGGCACGTCCTGCCACCGTCTGGCGACCGATCCGGGCGGCGAGCTCTACCAGTGCGGCGACCCCACCGGGACGGGATCCGGCGGGCCCGGGTACACGTTCGCCGACGAGTACCCGGTGCCGCAGTTCGCGGCGGAGGCCGCGACGTCCTATCTCCCGCCGGCGGTGCTGTATCCGCGCGGCACGATCGCGATGGCCAATGCCGGCGTGGAGGACAGCAACGGCAGCCAGTTCTTCCTGCTGCTCGGAGATTCACTGTTGCGCCCGGACTTCACGGCCTTCGGCCGCATCGCCGATGCCGGGATGCCGGTGCTCGACGCGGCCGCCGCGGACGGACACGACGGTTCCAGCCCGCTCGGGGGCGGCGTACCCACGACACCGGTCGTGATCGGGGCCGTGCGGTGA